Proteins found in one Synechococcus sp. LA31 genomic segment:
- a CDS encoding peroxiredoxin: MSRLVGLQAPDFTATAVVDQEFKEVTLSSYRGKYVVLFFYPLDFTFVCPTEITAFSDRYSEFSSRNCEVLGVSVDSQFSHLAWIQTDRKNGGIGDIAYPLVADLKKDIARAYEVLDEDAGVALRGLFIIDPDGVIMQSTINNLPVGRSVDETLRLLQAFQHIRNNPDEVCPANWTPGEKTMNPDPVKSKEFFAAVN; this comes from the coding sequence ATGTCCAGGCTCGTCGGTCTGCAGGCTCCTGATTTCACCGCCACCGCTGTGGTGGATCAGGAATTCAAGGAGGTGACCCTTTCCTCGTACCGCGGCAAGTACGTGGTGCTGTTCTTCTATCCCCTCGACTTCACCTTCGTCTGCCCGACGGAGATCACCGCGTTCTCCGATCGCTACAGCGAGTTCTCCAGCCGTAACTGCGAAGTGCTGGGTGTGTCCGTGGACAGCCAGTTCTCTCACCTGGCCTGGATCCAGACCGACCGCAAAAACGGCGGCATCGGCGACATCGCCTACCCGCTGGTGGCCGACCTGAAGAAGGACATCGCCCGCGCCTATGAGGTGCTCGATGAGGACGCCGGCGTGGCGCTGCGCGGCCTGTTCATCATCGATCCCGATGGTGTGATCATGCAGAGCACCATCAACAACCTCCCCGTGGGCCGCAGCGTCGACGAGACCCTGCGATTGCTCCAGGCCTTCCAGCACATCCGCAACAACCCCGACGAGGTGTGCCCCGCCAACTGGACCCCGGGCGAGAAGACCATGAACCCCGACCCCGTGAAGAGCAAAGAGTTCTTCGCTGCCGTCAACTGA
- a CDS encoding DUF427 domain-containing protein — translation MQASWNGTVIASSDDIVTVDGNAYFPVSSLVMDHFTPSDHRTTCGWKGVAHYYNVVVDGQVNNNAAWFYPEPKEAAESIKGRVAFWRGVSVA, via the coding sequence ATGCAAGCCAGCTGGAACGGAACGGTGATCGCCAGTAGCGACGACATCGTGACGGTGGACGGCAACGCTTACTTCCCGGTGAGCAGCCTTGTGATGGACCACTTCACCCCTTCTGATCACCGCACCACCTGCGGGTGGAAAGGGGTTGCGCACTACTACAACGTTGTCGTGGATGGTCAGGTGAACAACAACGCAGCCTGGTTCTATCCCGAACCCAAAGAAGCGGCCGAATCGATCAAGGGGCGAGTGGCGTTCTGGCGCGGGGTGAGCGTGGCCTGA
- a CDS encoding glutamine synthetase III → MPSSQRFQAIQTILDRPPVDGKEPLGLEELWASDVFSLAAMKSALPKAVFKSLQRTITRGGKLDTSVADVVAQAMKAWATSRGALYYAHVFYPLTNLTAEKHDGFIAPQGDGTVISEFTGKLLVQGEPDGSSFPNGGIRSTFEARGYTAWDVTSPAYLMQTPNGITLCIPTVFVSWTGEALDKKTPLLRSNAAMDQQARRLLQLLGETEIAPVNSSCGAEQEYFLVDAAFTALRPDLQLAGRTLFGAAPAKGQQFDDHYFGAIPERVQVFMQDVEEQLYRLGIPAKTRHNEVAPGQFEIAPFHEAANVATDHQQLIMTVLKATAKKHGLTCLLHEKPFAGVNGSGKHVNWSIGNSSQGNLLDPGSTPHDNLQFLLFCGAVIRGVHRFGPLMRAAIATASNDHRLGANEAPPAIISVYLGSQLEDVFSQISSGTLEGSAKAALMSLGVDTLPDLNKDPGDRNRTSPFAFTGNRFEFRAVGSGQSVAGPLVVLNTIMADSIQWISDQLEDQLNSGAPLEEAAFAVLKRTMDDHGAVVFGGDGYSTEWHEMAVKERGLENLRTTADALPVLQRADIRDLFERTGVLSPVELESRYEVYAEQYTLAIEVEAKLVLRIARTQIYPVVTAALKHLASSLKAQEALGLTADQSVARTMASLNQALLQQCDALESALAATPHDLQPHLAHCAGTLLPLMNAVRAAADGLEGMVDDNLWPLPTYQEMLFMR, encoded by the coding sequence GTGCCCTCTAGCCAGCGCTTTCAAGCCATCCAAACCATTCTCGATCGCCCTCCCGTCGACGGCAAAGAGCCGCTGGGACTCGAAGAGCTGTGGGCCAGCGATGTTTTCAGCCTGGCAGCGATGAAATCGGCCTTGCCCAAGGCCGTGTTCAAGTCACTCCAGCGCACGATCACCCGCGGCGGCAAGCTTGATACCTCGGTAGCCGATGTAGTGGCCCAGGCCATGAAGGCATGGGCTACAAGTCGTGGGGCACTTTATTACGCCCACGTGTTTTATCCGCTCACCAACCTCACGGCGGAAAAGCATGACGGCTTCATCGCCCCTCAGGGTGATGGCACGGTGATCAGTGAGTTCACCGGCAAATTATTGGTGCAGGGCGAGCCAGACGGCTCATCGTTCCCCAATGGCGGAATCCGTTCCACCTTTGAGGCTCGCGGCTACACGGCCTGGGATGTGACCAGCCCGGCCTACCTGATGCAGACCCCTAACGGGATCACCCTTTGCATCCCGACGGTGTTCGTGTCATGGACCGGGGAAGCGCTCGACAAGAAAACACCGCTGCTGCGCTCCAACGCCGCGATGGATCAGCAGGCCCGGCGGTTGCTCCAGCTGCTTGGCGAAACGGAGATCGCCCCTGTGAATTCCAGCTGCGGCGCTGAGCAGGAATATTTCCTGGTGGATGCCGCCTTCACGGCCCTTCGGCCTGATCTGCAGCTGGCAGGCCGCACCCTGTTCGGTGCTGCCCCCGCCAAGGGGCAGCAGTTTGACGATCACTACTTCGGCGCGATCCCCGAACGGGTGCAGGTGTTCATGCAAGACGTGGAGGAGCAGCTCTATCGCCTTGGTATTCCGGCCAAAACCCGCCACAACGAGGTGGCACCCGGTCAGTTTGAAATCGCGCCGTTTCACGAGGCCGCCAACGTGGCCACCGATCACCAGCAATTGATCATGACCGTGTTGAAGGCCACGGCCAAGAAGCATGGTTTGACGTGCCTACTACACGAGAAACCGTTCGCTGGCGTGAATGGCAGCGGCAAGCATGTGAATTGGTCGATCGGTAACAGCAGCCAGGGCAATCTGCTCGACCCTGGAAGCACACCCCACGACAATCTGCAGTTCCTCTTGTTCTGCGGAGCGGTGATCCGCGGCGTGCATCGCTTCGGCCCGCTGATGCGTGCAGCCATCGCTACAGCCAGCAATGATCACCGCCTTGGTGCCAACGAGGCGCCTCCAGCCATCATCTCTGTTTACCTCGGCAGCCAGCTCGAGGATGTGTTCAGCCAGATCAGCAGCGGCACGTTGGAAGGATCTGCCAAAGCAGCGTTAATGTCGCTTGGTGTGGATACGTTGCCGGATCTCAACAAAGATCCTGGCGATCGCAACCGCACCTCGCCGTTCGCCTTTACCGGCAACCGCTTCGAATTTCGTGCTGTGGGATCCGGCCAGTCGGTGGCCGGTCCGCTTGTGGTGCTGAACACGATCATGGCGGATTCCATTCAGTGGATCTCCGACCAACTAGAAGATCAGCTCAATAGCGGCGCACCGCTGGAAGAAGCAGCGTTCGCGGTGCTGAAGCGCACGATGGATGATCACGGGGCTGTGGTGTTCGGCGGTGATGGCTACTCCACGGAGTGGCACGAGATGGCCGTGAAGGAGCGTGGTCTCGAAAACCTACGCACCACAGCCGATGCCCTACCGGTGTTGCAGCGGGCGGACATACGCGACCTGTTTGAACGCACCGGTGTCCTCAGCCCAGTAGAGCTGGAAAGCCGTTATGAGGTGTATGCGGAGCAGTACACCCTGGCGATTGAGGTGGAGGCCAAGCTCGTGCTCCGGATCGCCCGCACCCAGATCTATCCGGTGGTAACCGCAGCACTGAAGCATCTGGCAAGCTCCCTCAAGGCTCAAGAAGCTTTGGGTCTCACTGCTGATCAAAGCGTTGCTCGCACCATGGCTTCGCTCAATCAGGCGCTTCTGCAGCAGTGCGACGCCCTGGAGTCGGCGCTTGCAGCAACGCCGCACGACCTTCAACCGCACCTCGCGCACTGCGCCGGCACACTGCTGCCTCTCATGAATGCTGTGCGCGCTGCGGCGGATGGGCTGGAGGGAATGGTTGACGACAACCTCTGGCCTTTGCCCACCTACCAGGAAATGCTGTTTATGCGCTGA
- a CDS encoding DoxX family protein: MPFDNPVELMTAFLAALLALIALTRSLPAVGPGLNAPLAALRTPMLAYLQRPGLAASLGLLILRLSIGLMMLHHGQEKLADPQQFASTYVASLHLPFPLFFAYVAGFSELIGSWLVVLGLFTPLGALALTSTMAVAAFQHILTAGFNIYVLELVVLYLGGSLAILLAGPGRFSFDAGLASDLWVTSEEQPDQLSAVSALAPEA, translated from the coding sequence ATGCCCTTCGACAACCCTGTCGAGCTGATGACGGCCTTTCTGGCTGCGCTGTTGGCTTTGATCGCTCTCACCCGAAGCCTCCCGGCAGTCGGGCCCGGGTTGAACGCACCACTGGCGGCATTGCGCACGCCGATGCTCGCGTACCTACAGCGTCCTGGCCTGGCGGCTTCACTGGGCCTCCTGATCTTGCGCCTGAGCATCGGGCTGATGATGCTGCACCACGGCCAGGAGAAGTTGGCGGATCCTCAGCAGTTCGCCTCCACCTACGTGGCGTCTTTGCATCTGCCATTTCCGCTCTTCTTTGCCTATGTAGCTGGATTCTCTGAGCTGATTGGCAGCTGGCTCGTGGTCCTGGGCTTGTTCACACCGCTCGGAGCGCTGGCCTTAACCAGCACGATGGCCGTTGCTGCGTTCCAGCACATTCTCACCGCTGGCTTCAACATTTATGTGCTGGAGTTAGTGGTTCTGTATCTGGGCGGAAGCCTCGCCATTCTTCTCGCCGGCCCAGGGCGCTTCTCCTTCGACGCGGGCCTGGCGAGCGATTTATGGGTCACGTCCGAGGAGCAGCCTGATCAGCTCTCGGCTGTGTCTGCACTGGCCCCGGAAGCGTGA
- a CDS encoding fatty acid desaturase yields the protein MTPPASLLSRPKGPSLPISQSLYPSKAELLQALPPELTRFDPLKAWGSLVLSLGLSLIAYGVGTQIPLNLIATPLWLVYAVVTGTIAMGCWVIAHECGHNAFHPNRTVERWLGFSLHSLLLVPYYSWARSHAVHHAHCNHLEGGETHVPPRTNSLSGQATENLKQRLGQRLYGCISLITHLGLGWPLYLFLGATGGEDYGRPTSHFWNGAHFSRGERALFPRSFRGRMVASNFGIVLVLVLLGLAAVLSSPARVLCVYGLPYLVVNGWLVTYTWLQHTDLRIPHFSTEQWSWEKGALQTVDRPYGPLLNLLHHGIGSTHVCHHVNARIPHYNAWRGRELLKRAFPDLVRYDPTPIHKALWRIATRCGAVHQSPVDKAYYYEQAKGI from the coding sequence TTGACCCCTCCCGCCTCGTTGTTGTCACGCCCAAAGGGCCCCAGCCTCCCGATCTCCCAAAGCCTTTACCCGAGCAAAGCCGAGCTGTTGCAGGCATTGCCACCTGAACTCACACGGTTTGATCCTCTGAAGGCATGGGGAAGCCTGGTGCTGTCGCTTGGTTTATCGCTCATTGCTTACGGGGTTGGGACCCAAATTCCCCTCAACCTCATCGCCACGCCGTTGTGGTTGGTTTACGCGGTGGTCACAGGAACCATCGCCATGGGTTGCTGGGTGATTGCCCACGAATGCGGCCACAACGCCTTCCATCCCAATCGCACGGTTGAACGTTGGCTGGGTTTCAGCCTGCACAGCCTGCTGCTCGTGCCTTACTACAGCTGGGCACGTAGCCATGCAGTGCATCACGCCCACTGCAACCATTTAGAGGGTGGGGAAACACATGTTCCCCCTCGCACCAACAGCCTGTCTGGCCAAGCCACCGAAAACCTCAAACAGCGGCTTGGGCAACGGCTCTATGGCTGTATTTCGCTGATCACCCACCTAGGCCTGGGTTGGCCTCTCTATCTCTTTTTAGGGGCAACGGGCGGGGAAGACTATGGACGACCCACCTCTCATTTCTGGAACGGCGCACACTTCTCACGCGGGGAGCGGGCACTGTTCCCTCGCTCCTTTAGAGGCAGGATGGTCGCTTCCAACTTTGGAATTGTTCTCGTTCTGGTCTTGCTGGGACTAGCAGCTGTGCTGTCATCACCCGCAAGGGTTCTATGTGTGTACGGCCTGCCGTACCTGGTGGTGAACGGGTGGCTGGTGACCTACACCTGGTTGCAACACACCGATCTCAGGATCCCCCACTTCTCAACCGAACAATGGTCTTGGGAAAAGGGAGCGCTGCAAACCGTTGATCGGCCCTACGGCCCACTGCTTAATCTTCTCCACCACGGCATTGGCTCCACCCATGTCTGTCACCACGTGAATGCGCGTATTCCTCACTACAACGCCTGGCGCGGCCGTGAGTTGCTGAAGCGCGCCTTCCCGGATCTTGTCCGCTACGACCCCACACCGATCCACAAAGCTCTGTGGCGTATCGCCACACGCTGTGGAGCCGTGCATCAAAGCCCTGTCGACAAGGCCTACTACTACGAGCAAGCGAAGGGCATCTAG
- a CDS encoding DUF2811 domain-containing protein translates to MSVENQFPADLFDAMVGFIEQHPQWDQYRLMQSALAGFLFQQGCQDKPVVRHYLDGLFRKPEIAAH, encoded by the coding sequence GTGAGTGTGGAAAACCAATTCCCGGCTGATTTATTCGACGCGATGGTGGGATTCATCGAACAACACCCCCAGTGGGACCAATACCGGCTGATGCAGTCAGCCCTGGCAGGATTCCTGTTTCAGCAGGGCTGTCAAGACAAACCGGTGGTGCGCCACTACCTCGATGGCCTGTTCCGCAAACCCGAAATCGCGGCGCATTGA
- a CDS encoding iron uptake porin translates to MNLFQKLHLAPAALGLMAPVAASAADLNISGVSQYGTTASRDSLEHVTSITQFSDVQPTDWAYQALSNLIVRYGCVAGYPNGTYRGSRAMTRFEAAALLNACLDRITDVTDELKRLMKEFEKELAVLKGRVDGLEAKVAVLQATQFSTTTKVTGLATFVLGANTFGGSASNLVNANQSRFGATTFNYDVQLNFDTSFTGNDLLRTTLRSGNFDADSNSFGGAGPSSLSQLEVAFQDEAGPNILSIDRLFYQLPLGDFTFTVGGRVGQEDMLAIWPSVYPAETVLDVLTLGGAPGAYNKNLGAGAGVWWQKNGFAISANYVAANGNNGNPNDGGIATDGAGGTGTAQIGYTTEQWGLVATYSYIQNANDLFVYATNFTLDSFQNPGNTSAFGLSAYWQPAASGWIPSISAGWGINSTNYNNTHRDQGLVSTTQSWSVGLQWEDAFMKGNTLGMAMGQAPFATSLKGGETANDGNYVWEWWYKVQVTDNIAVSPALFYLSRPFGGAIPAGESFNQLGGLIKTSFSF, encoded by the coding sequence ATGAACCTGTTCCAGAAGCTTCACTTGGCGCCTGCTGCCCTGGGCCTGATGGCTCCTGTGGCTGCATCCGCCGCTGATCTCAACATCTCTGGCGTTAGCCAGTACGGCACCACTGCGTCACGCGACAGCCTGGAGCACGTGACTTCGATCACCCAGTTCTCCGACGTGCAGCCCACCGACTGGGCTTATCAGGCTCTGAGCAACCTGATCGTGCGCTACGGCTGTGTGGCCGGCTACCCCAACGGCACCTACCGCGGCAGCCGTGCGATGACCCGCTTTGAAGCGGCCGCCCTGCTGAACGCTTGCCTCGACCGGATCACTGACGTGACCGACGAGCTGAAGCGCCTGATGAAGGAGTTCGAAAAGGAACTCGCCGTGCTGAAGGGCCGCGTGGATGGCTTGGAAGCCAAGGTTGCTGTGCTGCAAGCCACTCAGTTTTCCACCACCACCAAGGTCACGGGTCTCGCCACATTTGTGCTCGGCGCCAACACCTTCGGGGGCAGCGCCAGCAACTTGGTGAATGCCAATCAGTCAAGGTTTGGCGCGACCACGTTCAACTACGACGTGCAGCTGAATTTCGACACCAGCTTCACCGGCAACGATCTGCTGCGAACCACACTGCGTAGTGGCAACTTTGATGCGGATAGCAATAGCTTCGGTGGTGCAGGTCCGAGTAGCCTTTCGCAGCTGGAAGTGGCGTTTCAGGATGAAGCAGGGCCCAATATTCTGAGCATTGATCGCCTCTTCTACCAATTGCCCCTGGGTGACTTCACCTTTACCGTGGGTGGGCGCGTCGGCCAGGAAGACATGCTTGCCATCTGGCCGAGCGTGTACCCGGCCGAAACTGTGTTGGATGTGCTGACCCTCGGGGGTGCGCCCGGGGCCTACAACAAGAATCTTGGTGCCGGCGCCGGCGTCTGGTGGCAAAAAAACGGTTTCGCCATCAGTGCCAACTATGTGGCGGCCAATGGCAATAACGGCAATCCTAACGACGGTGGTATCGCTACAGATGGGGCTGGTGGCACCGGCACTGCGCAGATCGGCTACACCACTGAGCAATGGGGTCTCGTCGCCACTTACTCCTACATCCAGAATGCCAACGATCTATTTGTTTACGCCACCAACTTCACCCTTGACAGCTTCCAGAACCCTGGCAACACCTCAGCTTTTGGCCTGAGCGCCTACTGGCAACCTGCGGCAAGCGGCTGGATCCCCTCGATCAGTGCCGGCTGGGGCATCAACTCCACCAACTACAACAACACTCATAGAGACCAGGGCCTGGTAAGCACGACTCAGTCCTGGAGTGTTGGTTTGCAATGGGAGGATGCATTCATGAAGGGCAACACCCTCGGCATGGCCATGGGCCAGGCGCCCTTTGCCACCAGCCTCAAGGGCGGCGAGACAGCCAATGACGGCAACTATGTGTGGGAGTGGTGGTACAAGGTCCAGGTTACTGACAACATTGCGGTGTCACCGGCACTGTTCTATCTGAGCCGGCCTTTTGGAGGGGCCATCCCTGCTGGAGAAAGCTTCAATCAGCTGGGTGGCCTGATCAAGACAAGTTTCAGCTTCTGA
- a CDS encoding aromatic ring-hydroxylating dioxygenase subunit alpha, translating to MPKGQAAAIFLNLNQLPTARCSCYEQGRKRVWLHIATRVLRNHCFVARASAVDRRSMPSETTWDRDGLPAWSYRSSTLLELEKERVFLNHWHVVGHVNDLKQPGDWLSFDLLGERALVIRGRDGAVRAFHNTCRHRGSRLVEGDQGHCRGALMCPFHAWVYTLEGELKTPSQPEKFPALDPQAWGLVPLELESWRGFLFLRFEPGPQDSIAQMMKRHESELSPYPLEELQPTDGLYTSPITPVNWKAMVDVDNECYHCPTAHPGLTDLYGRRYEEGPWIDGTHRIRGPFNENPSRKDLNQRYRELVAQHPDEFRLLPQAWLYIGLFPVSVLVFYPESAGFYRTIPIDATTSVMTGATYSYNGESKSMALARATSAEIDTEVMLEDKHICELHFQASASKYWNKAILGDSEKALREHHDMLRALLPEIDGDRLPGNTR from the coding sequence ATGCCGAAGGGCCAAGCTGCTGCGATCTTTTTGAATCTTAATCAGCTGCCCACAGCTCGCTGCAGTTGCTACGAGCAAGGGAGAAAGAGAGTTTGGCTGCACATTGCAACAAGGGTGCTGCGCAACCACTGTTTCGTTGCTAGAGCAAGTGCAGTGGACCGACGAAGCATGCCTTCAGAGACAACGTGGGATCGGGATGGTCTGCCGGCTTGGAGTTATCGCAGTTCCACATTGTTGGAGCTTGAGAAGGAGAGAGTGTTCCTCAACCATTGGCATGTTGTCGGCCATGTGAACGATCTCAAGCAGCCAGGCGATTGGCTGAGCTTTGACCTTCTTGGGGAGCGGGCCCTTGTTATTCGGGGTCGGGATGGGGCCGTCCGTGCCTTCCACAACACCTGCCGTCATCGGGGGTCACGGCTTGTGGAAGGAGATCAGGGCCATTGCAGAGGCGCCCTGATGTGCCCCTTCCATGCGTGGGTTTACACCCTTGAAGGAGAACTGAAAACACCATCCCAACCTGAGAAGTTTCCTGCCTTGGACCCACAGGCCTGGGGGCTGGTGCCATTGGAACTGGAGTCATGGAGGGGGTTCCTATTCCTGCGTTTTGAGCCCGGTCCTCAAGACTCGATTGCTCAGATGATGAAACGACACGAGTCGGAACTCAGCCCATACCCACTCGAGGAGCTCCAGCCCACGGATGGTTTGTACACCAGCCCCATTACACCTGTTAATTGGAAGGCGATGGTTGATGTTGATAATGAGTGCTATCACTGTCCGACTGCGCATCCTGGATTGACAGATCTCTATGGCCGCCGCTACGAGGAAGGCCCCTGGATTGATGGAACGCATCGGATACGAGGCCCTTTTAATGAAAACCCTTCTCGCAAAGATCTGAATCAGCGCTATAGAGAGCTAGTGGCACAACATCCAGATGAATTCCGGTTACTCCCTCAGGCCTGGCTTTATATCGGCCTATTTCCTGTGTCTGTGCTTGTCTTTTATCCAGAGTCAGCTGGCTTCTATCGCACAATTCCAATCGACGCAACAACATCCGTGATGACGGGTGCAACCTATAGCTATAATGGCGAAAGTAAGAGTATGGCGCTCGCTAGAGCTACGTCTGCAGAAATCGACACCGAGGTAATGCTGGAGGACAAGCATATCTGCGAGCTTCACTTTCAAGCCAGTGCATCTAAATACTGGAATAAAGCAATTCTTGGAGATTCCGAAAAGGCGCTCAGAGAGCACCACGACATGCTTAGAGCACTGCTGCCAGAGATTGATGGCGATAGACTACCTGGCAACACCCGGTAA
- a CDS encoding multidrug efflux SMR transporter, with amino-acid sequence MLFGYLFLVAAVLFENLGTAALKGSNGLRKLLPGAVAVFGYIVSFSLMGQALARLPLAIAYSIWSGLGMSVVTLTGILIYNEQFNRRVSLGLALIFAGVLVSNFADLISLPLPGVAR; translated from the coding sequence ATGCTATTCGGGTATCTATTTCTGGTTGCCGCTGTTCTCTTTGAAAACCTGGGCACAGCTGCCCTGAAGGGATCGAATGGACTTCGGAAGCTGCTGCCAGGAGCGGTCGCAGTTTTTGGTTATATCGTGTCGTTCTCGCTAATGGGGCAAGCCCTTGCCAGGTTGCCCCTTGCGATTGCGTACTCGATATGGTCTGGCCTGGGTATGTCAGTGGTGACCTTGACTGGTATTCTGATCTACAACGAACAATTCAACAGAAGGGTTTCTTTGGGTCTTGCCTTAATATTTGCGGGCGTATTAGTCTCCAACTTTGCGGATTTGATCAGCCTACCTTTACCGGGTGTTGCCAGGTAG
- a CDS encoding multidrug efflux SMR transporter, protein MDVDSSAACDSGRRRQALFELLLAIGAEQIGTSAMKASSGFTSLPLTVLAIVGYALSMVWFGRSMRILPMGFAYALWVGAGMMISSLIGIFLFSELLTPAVLIGILMVFVGILVLNSSQKEAV, encoded by the coding sequence ATGGATGTCGATTCCAGTGCGGCTTGCGATTCGGGGCGCCGCCGGCAAGCGCTTTTTGAGTTGTTACTGGCGATTGGCGCTGAGCAGATCGGAACATCTGCGATGAAGGCTTCTAGCGGATTTACGAGCTTGCCGCTGACTGTTCTGGCAATCGTGGGCTACGCCTTATCAATGGTCTGGTTTGGGCGAAGCATGAGGATTCTGCCAATGGGATTTGCCTATGCTTTATGGGTCGGCGCTGGCATGATGATTTCCAGCCTGATTGGCATCTTCCTGTTTTCCGAACTATTGACACCGGCCGTATTGATCGGGATATTGATGGTTTTTGTGGGCATCCTAGTTCTCAACTCTAGCCAAAAGGAGGCAGTCTGA